The Podospora pseudocomata strain CBS 415.72m chromosome 3, whole genome shotgun sequence genome window below encodes:
- a CDS encoding hypothetical protein (EggNog:ENOG503P7VR), protein MKSAPLAVGLFAALTTAYSHPRYNMHWRRQNTTNLISSNSAAETAAATSLGTGVADLSSAIPLSTGVESAVDTAITSAPFVNGTATTTAAQAGITTLTVSTTEVLTITSCAAEVIDCPTKTEDLLELPTEALETVIVTNTVVLTEIVCPVTEVPAIESSVLEEASSGLITGSTLTPSDAPVITGTGIAITNTGTAPAETAAPAETAVETAPASTHVVETVVSTETESIVHTVTSERVVTITLGGGGVAETPRVVTTKVKTKVKSTETKVNVVTVTVSHPAGETAAATTPAAGETPVEETSAAVPGSAETTPAADVDTTTTATLTSTGTRTVTVKKPNQQTTVTAVVTPGAGTGNGNGNGNGNAPEEACPVCEVCEGAVTVTETAATATVTVTEAGVAAGAVTVTVTEAAAVSTVFVTVGGGKNKAVKTKKNKNKNKTTTTATTEVAATTTADELAAVTTPVEEVVEEGDEEACPPDEIVTVTAEASATPFPTAANGTVVSGVASATGAAVPVKLF, encoded by the coding sequence ATGAAGTCTGCTCCTCTTGCCGTCGGCCTTTTCGCCGCCCTTACCACCGCCTACTCTCACCCCAGATACAACATGCACTGGAGGCgacaaaacaccacaaacCTCATCTCCAGCAACTCGGCTGCCGAGACGGCTGCCGCTACCTCTCTCGGAACCGGCGTTGCTGATCTCTCCTCCGCTATTCCTCTCTCCACTGGTGTTGAGTCTGCCGTCGACActgccatcaccagcgcTCCTTTCGTCAAcggcaccgccaccaccactgccgccCAGGCCGGTATCACCACCTTGACCGTTTCCACCACTGAGGTgctcaccatcacctcttGCGCTGCCGAGGTCATCGACTGCCCTACCAAGACTGAggatctccttgagctcccaACCGAGGCCCTGGAGACCgtcatcgtcaccaacaccgtcgTCCTCACCGAGATCGTCTGTCCCGTCACCGAGGTCCCTGCCATCGAGTCCAGCGTTCTTGAAGAGGCTTCTTCCGGTCTCATCACTGGTTCCACTCTCACCCCCTCTGACGCCCCTGTGATCACCGGAACTGGCattgccatcaccaacaccggtACCGCCCCCGCCGAGACTGCTGCTCCCGCTGAAACTGCTGTCGAGACAGCCCCTGCCAGCACTCACGTTGTTGAGACTGTCGTTTCCACCGAGACCGAGAGCATCGTACACACCGTCACCAGCGAGCGCgtcgtcaccatcaccctcggtggcggcggtgttgcTGAGACCCCCCGTgtcgtcaccaccaaggtCAAGACCAAGGTTAAGTCCACCGAGACCAAGGTCAACGTTGTGACCGTCACCGTCAGCCACCCCGCCGGCGagaccgccgccgccaccactCCGGCTGCCGGTGAGACCCCCGTCGAGGAGACCTCCGCTGCCGTCCCCGGCTCCGCTGAGACCACCCCTGCTGCCGAtgtcgacaccaccaccactgccactctcacctccaccggcaCCCGCACCGTCACTGTCAAGAAGCCCAACCAGCAGaccaccgtcaccgccgtCGTCACCCCCGGCGCTGGCACCGGCAATGGtaacggcaacggcaacggcaacgcCCCCGAGGAAGCCTGCCCCGTCTGCGAAGTCTGCGAGGGCGCCGTCACCGTCACTgagaccgccgccaccgccaccgtgACCGTGACCGAGGCCGGTGTTGCTGCCGGTGCCGTCACTGTCACCGTCACCGAGGCGGCCGCCGTCTCCACCGTCTTTGTCACCGTCGGCGGTGGCAAGAACAAGGCCGTCAAaaccaagaagaacaagaacaagaacaagaccaCTACTaccgccaccaccgaggtcgccgccaccaccaccgctgacGAACTCGCTGCTGTGACCACCCCCGTTGAggaggtcgtcgaggagggtgacgaggaggccTGCCCCCCTGATGAGATTGTGACTGTCACCGCCGAGGCCAGCGCCACTCCTTTCCCTACTGCCGCCAACGGGACGGTCGTGAGCGGTGTCGCTTCCGCTACTGGGGCTGCGGTGCCGGTTAAGCTTTTTTAA